The DNA region acactctagttcaggtttcccttcacgatacatcaaccttaatcgtgaataggattctatttacttggcataagtttaaaaacttgggccttacagttgCATATTCTTCCTCGGCTTTTAATGCCTATACAATCATTCATGTATGTGTGTGAGGGAGCTTACTCATTTTTATTGAGGTTGACTACCTCCACAGTTATCATGTCAAAGTCAGTTTCCTGAGTTTGTCAATATGTATTGTTTCAATTGATTTAGTTGAATATTGTTTACATTTCAGTAAAATGTAGAACTCTAATCCACTTCTAATCCAATACTCAGTATAATAAATTTAACTATTCCCCTTAGATTTCAACTGCAGAAGTTAAATTCCACTGAGGTAGGTAAAGCCAATTGTTTTGtgcaaatattaaaattataccATTACCCCTCTCAAAATACAAAACTGAAAGGGAAAAAGAAGGAACTTCTTGTATGAACGTTCCATGTGGGGCATGCAGATTATATGGGAAGGATTTGGCTATTCCTTTTCCACAAAACACTGAAGCATGTCTTCCCCTATAATGCTTCTAGCACATGATGTCTATACCCGACTTAGGTATTCATTATTTCCTTTTTCATTTAAGACCAAAAATATTTGTCAATTTTATGTTCCTTACCCAGTCTTCTTTTTCATTAGCCCTCACCATAGCACCATCAGGAAAGATTTGACAGAGAAAAAAACTACCAACATGGTGcgcataaaaagaaaaataggcAGGACATTCAATGAGATAAAAAATTCTAAATATAAACAGACCTAATCTCACCTTTGCTTGGTAAATTGTTTAGCTTGTTCTGTGTCTGGAACATCTTCTTCACTTCCCTGAAATACATATCAACATACAATAGCATACTCATCATACTTCAAGTAAAAAATAGTTAAAACAAAATACTGCTCATCTTTAATACTAAATAAAGTTCAAAGAGAAATGCAAGGCGTGAAAGAAATGCAAAAAAGAAGAGACATTATGCAgttgaaagagaagaagaagcaagacACAGACTACCTAAGCACGACTGCAATGACGGAGCTCTAGGGTAAGAGTGACACAGTGAGGCTGCAAGGAAGATAAACATATAAGATGAGATGTATGATGTTGAAATTAGGGACTGATGAGAAAAGACAACTTTAAAGCCCAAAACACTTTAATTCTTTGCACCAATGGTTAGCATCTtttcagaaaaataaacataaaccaAACTTTAATTAGGGATTGAATATTGATTTGGTAATTTTCCTCCTGAATCCTGATAAAGTCAAAAATAAAGCTACATTATTCAGTTAAGATGAGAAAGCAAAAGCAGTCTATTAATAAACTATAATGTCTGCATTTAGTTTCAGAGGATGAAAAAGATTTATCTTCTCCGATTCATCTTCGGATCGTTGTTTTCATAATAGATGCTTCAATCTTCCGCCCATGAAAAATATAGAAGTTAAGGTTGTAAGTTAACAAttataagtaaataaagcagttGGTGTGATGAAAGCTGGACAGATCTTTAGAATTGAACCAATGATCAATGCAAGTGTCTAGCATGATCGAATGTGGCCTGATGGATGGACCGCTGTCACAGCAGATGGTAAACGAAGTGCTCAATTTGAACACACTCTTTTGGTGACAGAGACCGGTATTGAGGTTTTAACAGGACGGTTGCAGACATCACCCAAAGTTTTTCCTTGGCTAAAAGTCATAATTGGGTGAAACTGGCATTTTCTAAATAGTATACAATTTGATAGGCAACCACATTTAATGGTTTCAACTCCATCTGATTGCCTCTCTTTTTGGGTATCATGTTTTTTAACTCAAAACATAATTAAGGAGAAAAGTAAGGTTACTGATATATTGtctgtatcaaaaaaaaaacaatcataAGTAAATAATCAATGAATTGATGAGAAAATGAAcacaaatatattatattatgcaAATCATTCAAGGAAATTAGTATTCAAAGTTAAAAAACACACACATAGACACAACGAACTTGCCTTAAACTTCTCCCTTTCAGCTGCTGCAAACATATTCTCCCTTTCAGCTGCTGCAAACGTATTCAACCTGAATCCTCCAGACCTCCATGTATCTCTCCCATGGGACAGGCTGGAAACAAAATTGATTGAACCGTTCAGAGAAGCCATCGTTTGTAACAAAGGAATTACAATGATACAACCAACAGATAGCATCACACAAAAGATTGGATGTGTAACGGAATCAAAACACCCAGCACTATTTATAGGTAACGTGAACTACCAATTTCATATCAGTAAAATATTGGAGGAATGGAAGATAGGAAatctaaacaaaatcaaaagaaaatccATGGATGTACCTattattttgttaaaattaCAACCTTCAGGAACCATCACTTCCTTCACTTCCCTGGGGGATCTCAACCCAATCCTCCATGTGTCTGTTCCATTACAAAGGCTGGCAACAGAATTCAAACTTCCAGACAACGAAGCCATGACACCAAGACCTCAACAACAAATGGGTATTTCGAGAAGACTATCGGAGGGATTACTCGATGACTCAAGTGGTGCCAATGGCTGATCACTGTTTGGTTTCTTATAGCTGGCATGGTAAGCatttgagagagaaagaagatgagaaaGGGGGGCAAATGGGGAAGAGGTGAAGATTACAACAGATTTGCAATCTGAAGTGCAATCTGCAGGGAAGATACTCCGTACGTTGCAGCTACCGATTTCAGACCTCCTGCATAGATATCGGAAAAACCGCTCCAAGACCCGACCCTTGACCCGGCTCTTGCGGGTTTCCTCTGATGAACAGTGGCCAAAACCCTCTAGCTTTAGTTAGTTATAGATGCAACAAAGCATGAGGTGTCAAGTGATGATTCATGGTAGGATGTGTGTGTCATGCTTAAATAGGCAAATGATTCACCATTGAAATTGAAGAGTCATGCTTGAAGATACTTAGGAAACGTGGTTTTCTGCCACGCAGGGGAAAAAATGAAGAAGCTGAATATAATATATTTACTCTATGAGATGATTTTAGCAGTGTAAGATTTAATTCATAAGTTGAGAGAAATATATTAGCAAGATAAatcattatcctaaaaattaaGTCCTTtatgatataatttaagatCATTTTGAGTAAGTTTAAGTCATCAAGGAACAAAGTGttaacaaaatatatatatatatatatatatatatattatatgaaATGTATAACTACTATTCTTTCTTTTCAGAATGTCAAtgattaatttatattatttctttttcctttcaacatagtcacttacgtgactaatctttcttccatttttttaaacgtttttctccttcttcttttttttaatttatattcatCTAAGACAGACATAATAACACTAATAGTAATTACACAGTCCAATCCTATCGAGTCAAACATATATACTCAATATAAATTTACTTAGTATAACAAGCATACGTAAAGCCCAAAGAACACATCAATTTAAGCTTAATAGCGCTTATCGCTCTTAAACCAATAAATAACTAGTTAAGTAATCGTACAAattatccgggtcttacaattttCATCTTCTTAAGATTCTTTACATTGAAGGCCTCTCCAGAAGCTGCGATCAGATCCTCTGTTCAGCCCGCAGAGATCAGATCTTCAACTAGCTTACTCTCCACAAAGATGTCAGAGAGAATTTTTCCAAAGGGAATGTAGTAGATCGCGGTCTTCTTTTCACTAGATGTGGTTCTTGatttcttgatgcactccttgaGGTatgtgaagatgaagaagggtaggcacaacttctttttcttcttgattGAGAAGATCATTAAGTTTTGAGTAGCGTTGATGTAGTCAGAAGAGCTGGACAGTGTCCTTCGGTTGATGCAAGAGAGGATGATCTTGGGTCAAACTCTCAGTTCAGGATGAAGATCAATAGATTTGTACTCTGTCTTCTTTGGCTCCCAGTTGACAAAGAGTTCATTGTTAACTATGGGCTTCATCTCGCGAATCCCATTGCTCACATTCTGGAACCGTCTTCCAACGCCAAACTCCATTCGTAGAAGATGAGAAATTGACTTCTCTGAAATGACGATCTTCCTACCTAGAACACGTGAGGCAACATGGTAGTTGTCACActcagcgtgtttccagaattccttgactaaCTTTGTGTAGATTGGCCCAGTTACCCTTTCAAAGTAACCGTTCAAACCTTGTGCTTCCATTTCTGGTCGGATGTCGATGCCGTTATCAGCCAGATTCTCAAAGTCTACCCTGAGTTCTTTAAGAATAGTGAGTTCTCTAACTGTGAAGTTGCAGTGAACAGCAGGAGTCCTCTGGGTGATTGGGATGACTTTCGCTTGGTCTTCCGAATCAATTTCCTCTTGTTGTTGATGTTCTTCATTTCTGGGTTGAGAGGTTTCTCTAGGAGCATATTGCCCGGTGAGAAGACCAACAACCATCGTAGGAAACCTAGAGGTCTTTCATTTGCAGCCTTTTTCTGCTTGCTCTTTAGCCATGTGCTCAGCGAAGTATTCAAGTGCAACTTGCTCTTGAGGATCGGAGGTGTTGAATTGAGACATGATGCGGTTTTGGGTAGAGAGGGATGATAAATAGGAGAGAGAATGGAGATAACACTTAGGCAGTTTAAAAATATGTGTAAGTGAGTGAAGTGATGAAAACGTGTGTGACAACATGGGTAGATAATGATTTTGAAAAGTAACCGCTGAGTAGTTGAGAACACAAAAGCAAAAGTGAAAATCAACGGTTGGAAATTAATGTGGCAATAATAAGCAATAAGTACTAATAACACGCAGTGAAGAATCAAGTAGATTTGATCATTACAACATAAATTCCCGAGAGGCACAAGGAACAAGGTATCAGAATAAATCTGAAACGCGTTTAATGTCTTATCacagaaggaataccaatggGTACCCATCTTCTGATTAAGTGACCTTCCGAACTAGACAACTTATGATAAGGAAGCATcttagtcagaggttctgatctatcttcatgctggacaaaagtccatatttagatttttcagaataaacttaaatctatcctcttctaagggctttgtgaagatatctgcccattgatggttaGTATCCACAAACtttagaagaagtacgcccttctgaacataatctatAATAAAGTGATAATTTACCTTAATGTGCTTgacccttgagtgtaagatatgATTCTTACTTAGAGAAATAACAGcagtgttgtcacaataaattgggatattgctctcaaagatttgataatcttccaactgatgtttcatccagagcatctgattGCTACAAATAGcagctgagatatattctccctctgcagtagatagagaaattgtagattgcctctttcttgcccatgagactaagttacttcccagaaattgacaatttccagaagtacttttcctttcagttctatctccagcatagtcagcgtcacaataacctgaaagcttatactctgatgtctttgtatacatcaagcctaggttagtagaacctttcagatatttgagaattctcttaacagcggTAAAGTGAGTTTCtgtaggatctgattggaaacgtgCACATAAATGAACGCTGAAAAGAATATCTTGCATGGATGCAgtcagatagagaagagagcctatcataccacgatagagcttctgacaaacctttgaGCTTGTGTCTTCTACCtctagaatgcatgtaggatgcatcaGTGTCTTAGCAGAAGTACATTCTGgtatattgaacttcttcagaagttctttggtATATTTACTTTGATGAATGTACGTCGCTTCTGGTTGTTGATCTACTTGAACTCCCAGAAAGTAttttagttctcccatcatactcatttcaaattcagcctgcattaacttagaaaattcattgtaaagagagggattagcagaaccaaatataatatcatcaacatagattagCACAATCAGAATATCATTATtgtaagatttgcaaaagaAAGTTGTATCCACTTTACCCCTTACGAACCCATTTTCTAGAAGGAAGGtactgagtctctcataccatgctcttggaGCTTGCTTGAGACCATAAAGAGATTTCTTTCATTTGAAGACATGATCAGGATGTTGAGCATTTTCAAACccagggggttgatgaacatacacttcttcagaaatgtaacCGTTGAGGAACGCGctcttaacatccatttgatgaaggacaatgttgtgattcacagatAATGAGATCAACAATCTTATAGCTTCtaaccttgctacaggagcaaaggtttcagtgtaatctatgccttcttgttgactgtagccctGTGCAACaagccttgccttatttctgactacttctACCTTCTCATTGGGTTTGTTTCTGAATACtcacttggttccaatgataTGAGTATCCTTGGGTTTCTTGACAATGTTCCAAACGTCATTTTTGGTGAATTGATTcatttcttcttccatagccagaatccaatctttATCTTGAAGAGCTTGATCAATAGAAGTTGGTTTGATCAGAGAGACTAAACCCTTTAGGCTCaagagagtctcttcagagggtttgaaagcagatctggttctgattggttcatctttgtttcccaaaatcaattcttcaGGGTGAGAAGCTGTCACTCGGCTATTCTTCTGACGTGGTGGATCAGAAGTTGTAGCGGCATATTTTGATGTAGTTGCttctgttaagttcaaacgtatcataacgtttttaaaatattatttttattataaaaattttATAGAAGAAGTTTCGCTGTAAATTAAACTCACTATAACATTTTaatttcaggagaaactcaAGAAAATGTTATATGCTTCAACGTTCCATCATTTCCAAAAGGACAAAGCTTCAGAAGTTGCAAAACAGTTATGTGAGGCAAACAAACTCTTACTCAAGATCCAAGTCTCTGACCGTTCAATGCCATGTCATCAGTCAGATTTATCGAAGacaaattttgagcgccaaagttAAAGTTTGATTGCAACCAGTTGCCCAACATTCAAATCAAAAGGCAACCAATTGAATTGTATTCAAACATATCACGCGAAGACTAATTGCCTCAgctaaaggcacgctgaccaacgagaaaaagtacaagccgtcaacatcaaatttccaaattgtctcatgtctgaaatTTGAAACAACGGTTTGATCTCACCTCACAACGACTAGAGCAACGGTTGGATTTTGTCTCAGAATGgttacaacactagcaagcgagtattTAAGGCACTCTTGAAGAATTGAAGAACAAGagaattaattttgagaaaacaagcattcaagcattcattCCAAACTTCCCAAAACcattcaaagctcaagaagAAATTCCTAAGAGTAAAACACAAACTTTTATTTCTGCAAGTCAAAGAgagaacctcgtaccttaaaagagtcaaatctcttTATTCTCTTCTCACTTAGTTTCAGAACTCTCAAGTGATTCAAAGTCagatctgaacccaaacacttagagttccagtacCATAAATTCTCTACCAATACTCTTGAACGAAGAGAAATTCTGTAGAGTGAATTAATCTTTTTAAGAttgttggagaagtcctgttcaatacttgtaggaggagtcttGTAGAATACTTAGAggagtccgtgataatacttgttggagaagtcctgtcgaatacttgttttagagaagtccttgatacttgctagtgaaaatcttggtggtggccaagtactggacgtagcccattcgtttagggtgaacctgTATAAATTtatgtgtgctgatcgttctgctttgcTAAATcatttccgctgcactaaacagtttacGAAAAGTCATAGTTAACGTTTTCTTAAAAGAActtatattcttttcataagCAAAAGTTTTACAACGTAAATttcaagtacacaattcaaacccccctttcttgtatTACTTATTTGCATCTCAGCTTCTGGAATAACACCCTCTGAATCGTTGCCTTGATCTGAAATGGTTATGCTCATACctgcaaacttttcagctagctttgacttgttaGAGTCAAGCATGTCATCAAATCTatcatgaatagattcttcaatagttctaGATTCAATGTTATAaactctaaaacctttagaacgTTCAGAATATCCTAGTAGATAACATTTCAAAGACTTAcgatcaaacttatgcaatctatccttagtatttaACATATAGCAAAtgcaaccaaaaggatgaaagtaagaaatctTGGGCTttgtattcttccacaattcataaggagtcttattcataattggtcttatggagattctattctgaatataacatgttgtgtttactgcctcagcccagaagtgctttgccatgtcagtttcttggatcatggttctcgccatctcttgaagagttctgttctttctttccacAACGTCATTCtgctgaggagttctaggacaagagaaatcatgtgatatcccATAGGTATCAAAGATGTTCTCAAACtcctcattctcaaactctccaccatgatcactccTGACACGGAAAATTCTGCCACCCTTCttgttttgcacttgggcaacaaaggtagagaacacagaatgcgactcatccttgcgtcttaagaattttacccatgtccagcggctatagtcgtcaacgatgaccgtCCCATATTTCTTGTCACATATAGACTCAATTTTCACCGGTCCAAATAGGTCAATATGCaaaagttccaacggccttgaggtggaaacaacattctttgccttgaaagagacttttgtaaatttgattttctgacatgcttcacaaagagcatttGAAGAatacttcagagtgggtaagtgAACTCGGCGAGACCCTAGGGGCGCTTGCCTCAGGGCGGTGCGCGAGCCAAGGAGTTAGGCCTACCACGAGAGGCCCAACTAGCCCACTAAGGAAGGTTAGGGACACTAGGCCCAACtccaagcctataaatagggggcggtcaccaattgtaaatgactcttagctcatttgagaaacaacaaacttgaaattcagttatattctctctctaagcggttacactctctctctctctctctagattctcacattgcaatcctctcactctaggtaTTGTACcttatctctatgttcttggctggaacatttggcgccgtctgtggggaccggtagatttcgattcccggactacgtggattgtgattttaGTTGAGAGAAGTTTGGAGTCTTGTGCAATTTTCTCTGATTTTCGAGTTTCGGTTTGACATTCTGGTTTGCGATTGAAATCCGATGGAAACTCGCTGTCGTCGACGCAACGAGACGCTGGAGCAGAGGCGCGGTTCTCCACCGCGCCGCGTGAGGGGAAGGCCGCGCCGTGAGGAGATTCATCTCGAGCAACCGGAGCAACGGACTCCTCTTCCGCCACcaccgcctcctcctcctccttctccgacaTCTCCGTTACCTCCTCCACCGTCCTCATCCTCGCAACAGGGATCTCCAATGCATTCGCCAGAGGTCTCCGAAGATGGATCGCCGCTGCCTCAGGCTCTGATCATTCACCGAGATTGGAGACGTCTGATCCGCAACGTTGACGACATATGACAGCGGAATGATTACTTGCAGGAGCAGTTTGAATACTATCGCTTTGACCAGCAAGACGAAGGAGAGCGGGAAGCGGAGACCGTAGCAGAGTTTGAGCTGTTTTTGGCGGCGGTGAGGGAAGTAGCCATACCAAACAACATGAATAATCTCGTTCTGGAGACTTATAGTGGAAAGACCGATCCGATGGATCATCTCctttatttcaacacgaagatggtgataagtgcAGCTTCTGATGCGGTCaaatgcaggatgtttccatcaacgttcaaaggcacggcgatggcttggttcacgactttgcctCGGGGATCCATTACGAAATTCCGTGATTTTTCGTCGAAATTCCTCGTTCAGTTCTCTGCAAGCAAGATCAAGCAGGTCACAATTGATGATCTGTATAACGTTCGCCAGCTAGACCGGGAGACTTTGAAGCAATACGTGAAGCGGTACAGTACTGCATCTGTCAAAATCGAGGAGTTGGAGCCGCAAGCCTGTGCGCGTACTTTCAAGAATGGACTGCTGCCAAGGAAGCTGAATAGCAAGTTAAGTCGGAAGCCAGCTCGTTCAATGGCGGAAGCCCGTGCTCGGGCGAACACCTACATCCTGGACGAGGAGGATGACTCGTTCAAAAGAAGGCGTGCAAAAACGGAGAAGGACGATGGTAGAAGGAACGTGTCGCCAGAAGACAGACAAGGTCGGGAAAAGGGAGAAAACAGTAAGCGAAAGGATAAGAGGGTCAGACAACCGGAGAGGTTTACGAAGAAGCAACTCTATTCgaagaaagaaaacttagagCGTCACCGCCCATGGCAGCGAACTTACCCTCGCCGGAGCGAGAGTCCAGGCAAAGACACAAATATGGAATTAACAGAATTACTCCGGGAGGTGAAGGCAACTCATGCGGTCGAAGAGGGTGAGCAGAGAGGTAGTCCGCCGCGGGAGGCGGTAGACAGAACTAAGTGGTGCCAATACCACCGCTCGGCGAGCCACGGCACCAGTGACTGTTTTACATTGAAAGGTGAGATCGAGAAGCTGATCAGGGCGGGACGCTCACAAATGGTTGACC from Lotus japonicus ecotype B-129 chromosome 2, LjGifu_v1.2 includes:
- the LOC130736258 gene encoding uncharacterized protein LOC130736258, encoding MAWFTTLPRGSITKFRDFSSKFLVQFSASKIKQVTIDDLYNVRQLDRETLKQYVKRYSTASVKIEELEPQACARTFKNGLLPRKLNSKLSRKPARSMAEARARANTYILDEEDDSFKRRRAKTEKDDGRRNVSPEDRQGREKGENSKRKDKRVRQPERFTKKQLYSKKENLERHRPWQRTYPRRSESPGKDTNMELTELLREVKATHAVEEGEQRGSPPREAVDRTKWCQYHRSASHGTSDCFTLKGEIEKLIRAGRSQMVDRGRGER